One region of Populus trichocarpa isolate Nisqually-1 chromosome 4, P.trichocarpa_v4.1, whole genome shotgun sequence genomic DNA includes:
- the LOC18097626 gene encoding phenolic glucoside malonyltransferase 1, producing MEVENQVNTIDVCQVTPYFDSSESATELSLPLTFYDIMWLKFPPVERIFFYKLTESTPTFFNSVILPKLKHSLSHTLLHFLPLAGNIIWPPQANKPIILYTPDDGVQLTIAESNADFHLLSGNEVHEAADSRPYIPELPVTDSKASVIALKITLFPNHGFCIGISAHHSALDGKSSTMFIKAWAHFCKLGDENKRQYPALLTELTPVFDRIAIQDPEGLDMVYLNNWLELKWPGVDLNPRSLQLLPVIAVRSSSVRATFELSREDIKKLRERVLANLVKEGSKETHPIHLSPFVLVLAHGFVCIVKARGFESNRRVLIGFAVDCRARLDPPIHENYFGSCVSSCAAFTEAESLLEENGFMHVAEMLSELIKSLEKGVLDGAKEKTASFMKEAAGGAAILGVAGSNRFEVYGTDFGWGKPEKVEITSIERTGAISLAESKDGNGGVEIGIVLEKHEMEKFTSLFVDDLKNHY from the coding sequence ATGGAAGTCGAAAACCAAGTAAACACCATCGATGTCTGCCAAGTTACTCCTTACTTCGACTCATCGGAGTCAGCTACCGAGTTATCTCTTCCGCTAACCTTCTACGACATTATGTGGTTGAAATTTCCTCCAGTTGAAcgcatatttttctataaactcACTGAGTCAACTCCAACTTTCTTCAATTCAGTGATCCTTCCCAAACTCAAACACTCTCTTTCTCATACACTCCTTCACTTCCTTCCTCTTGCCGGCAACATTATCTGGCCTCCACAAGCCAACAAACCCATCATCCTATACACTCCAGACGATGGTGTTCAGCTCACAATTGCTGAGTCCAATGCTGACTTTCATCTCCTCTCGGGAAATGAAGTCCATGAAGCTGCAGATTCTCGTCCTTATATACCCGAGTTGCCGGTCACTGACTCAAAGGCATCCGTTATAGCTTTGAAAATAACCTTATTTCCTAATCACGGCTTTTGCATTGGCATCTCTGCCCACCATTCAGCCCTTGATGGCAAAAGCTCGACCATGTTTATCAAAGCATGGGCTCACTTCTGCAAACTCGGTGATGAAAACAAACGACAGTATCCAGCTTTGCTGACAGAACTAACACCTGTTTTTGACCGAATAGCTATACAAGACCCTGAAGGGTTGGACATGGTGTATTTGAACAACTGGTTAGAATTAAAATGGCCTGGTGTGGATCTCAACCCAAGAAGCTTACAACTTTTGCCAGTTATAGCAGTTCGATCTAGCTCAGTACGAGCAACGTTCGAGTTATCTCGTGAAGACATAAAGAAACTCAGGGAGAGGGTGCTTGCTAATTTAGTAAAGGAAGGTTCAAAAGAAACACACCCAATCCATTTATCTCCCTTTGTGCTTGTATTAGCTCACGGATTTGTATGTATAGTTAAGGCAAGAGGGTTTGAAAGTAACAGAAGGGTTCTTATTGGATTTGCAGTAGATTGTAGAGCCCGTTTGGACCCTCCAATACATGAGAACTATTTTGGTTCATGTGTCAGTTCATGTGCTGCGTTTACAGAAGCAGAATCTCTTTTAGAGGAGAATGGATTTATGCATGTAGCAGAAATGCTAAGTGAGCTTATCAAAAGCTTAGAGAAAGGAGTCCTTGATGGAGCAAAGGAGAAGACGGCAAGCTTCATGAAAGAAGCGGCAGGTGGTGCAGCAATACTTGGGGTTGCTGGGTCAAACCGATTTGAGGTTTATGGAACTGATTTTGGGTGGGGGAAACCAGAGAAGGTGGAGATAACTTCCATAGAAAGGACAGGAGCAATTTCTCTAGCGGAGAGCAAGGATGGAAATGGCGGAGTCGAGATTGGTATAGTTTTGGAGAAGCATGAGATGGAAAAATTCACTTCTTTATTTGTTGATGACCTTAAGAATCATTATTAG
- the LOC112327278 gene encoding uncharacterized protein LOC112327278, with protein MDGSSLGKPGPSGIGDVLRNHHGHLLGIFSLPVGILDSNIAELRAIVKAIELSASKCLLHYKHIIIESDSTNVISWMYNPHNRPWMHHKLFSSVIRLTTYFGSITFTHVFRESNYMADFMAKQGVQRSSCLIDLASLCGSDHVVMLVRMLKVDLLRGKLQ; from the exons ATGGATGGCTCTTCTCTTGGTAAGCCAGGACCCTCGGGTATAGGTGATGTCCTGCGAAATCATCATGGACATCTTCTTGGTATTTTTTCTTTGCCAGTTGGGATTTTAGATTCCAATATAGCTGAGTTGAGAGCTATTGTCAAAGCTATTGAGCTCTCAGCCTCTAAGTGTCTCCTCCATTATAAGCATATTATCATTGAATCCGACTCTACCAATGTCATTAGCTGGATGTATAATCCTCATAACAGACCATGGATGCACCATAAGCTTTTCTCCTCTGTCATCAGATTGACTACATACTTTGGCTCAATCACCTTCACTCATGTTTTTCGTGAGAGTAATTACATGGCAGATTTCATGGCTAAACAGGGAGTGCAAAGATCAA GCTGTCTGATAGACCTTGCTTCTCTGTGTGGCAGTGATCATGTTGTTATGCTTGTGAGGATGTTAAAGGTAGATCTATTGAGAGGAAAGCTTCAGTAA